Within the Candidatus Micrarchaeia archaeon genome, the region TATTACGGCCGTAAAGCGCTTTGCGTAACCTAACTTCTGCAGGAGCCTGAAATTATACCTGACGCGCTGAACGGTTGTCTTCATGCGTTTGGCGAGCTCGCGAAAAGATTGGCGTGAATTCCGGTTTAGCTCGATTAATAGCTCTCTTTGGGGGGATGGAACTGTCGAACGAGTAATCGTAGCGTCGTTAAGCGGAAAGAACCCGTACCTGGCGAGCACCAAGTGGGACGCTTTCCAGGAGCTGATTTCTCCGGAAAAAGCACTTCTGAAACTCGATGCCCAGCGCATGAACTCGAGCTGGTTTCTTGCCGAGGCGAATAACAGCAAGTCAAAATCCCCTTTGCAGAGGGCCCCAAACTGGAGGATGGGAGATTGAGAAAGGAAAGAGACTAGCT harbors:
- a CDS encoding AsnC family transcriptional regulator; this translates as MLLVELDSISRRVIRELCMDSRVPVRVMAERIGCSRSTVASRIRLVEKTVGLHYTIEPDMASLGLNFSYFIAVKLRSDIPEKKLVSFLSQSPILQFGALCKGDFDLLLFASARNQLEFMRWASSFRSAFSGEISSWKASHLVLARYGFFPLNDATITRSTVPSPQRELLIELNRNSRQSFRELAKRMKTTVQRVRYNFRLLQKLGYAKRFTAVI